Proteins co-encoded in one Listeria ivanovii subsp. ivanovii genomic window:
- a CDS encoding energy-coupling factor ABC transporter permease yields MHIMEGFLPVKWAVFWLIVFIPFLVLGLIRIRKLIAIDKNNKLLLALCAAFIFVLSALKIPSVTGSCSHPTGVGLATVMFGPLVVSVLGVIVLLFQALLLAHGGITTLGANAMSMAVIGPMVGFVVYKLARKLNCNKSVSIFLCAMTADLATYFTTSVQLGVVFPDPASGMMASILKFMAIFCVTQVPIAIAEGLLTVVMYNLISKNLPEKVAQLR; encoded by the coding sequence ATGCATATTATGGAGGGTTTTTTACCAGTTAAATGGGCTGTGTTTTGGCTAATTGTTTTCATTCCTTTTCTTGTGCTTGGTTTAATCCGAATCCGCAAATTAATCGCGATTGATAAAAATAATAAACTACTATTAGCACTATGCGCGGCGTTTATCTTTGTTTTATCGGCACTAAAAATCCCATCAGTAACAGGTTCTTGTTCGCATCCAACTGGTGTAGGACTTGCAACAGTCATGTTTGGTCCACTAGTAGTCAGTGTTCTTGGAGTAATTGTTTTGCTTTTCCAAGCATTACTTCTTGCCCACGGAGGAATTACCACACTCGGAGCGAATGCGATGTCCATGGCAGTAATTGGCCCAATGGTCGGTTTTGTCGTCTATAAACTAGCCCGTAAATTAAACTGTAATAAAAGTGTTTCGATTTTCTTATGTGCGATGACAGCAGACCTTGCAACCTACTTTACGACCAGTGTCCAGCTCGGAGTTGTCTTCCCAGATCCAGCATCAGGTATGATGGCATCCATTCTTAAATTTATGGCGATTTTCTGCGTTACTCAAGTACCAATTGCCATTGCAGAAGGCTTGCTGACCGTAGTTATGTATAATTTAATTAGCAAAAATCTACCAGAAAAGGTGGCACAATTACGATGA
- a CDS encoding energy-coupling factor ABC transporter transmembrane protein — MLTIDKYAYQNRWIAYSPSGKSLFYLIILVLSLTGPVIVQAGLFLCMVPLTLYVVKIHFKQYLKWLLLPFSFLLFSLLSILISISKDPSSFITSVSIGNFYLGISDVTITTATQVFFRSIACLSATYFFVLTVPVVQLTKVMKQIFIPKILIELTILIYRFIFIFLEEAVAIRKAQSLRFGYHGIKNSYRSFGMLVNTLFNRVMKRYNEMVITLDVKLYQGEFHI; from the coding sequence ATGCTAACGATTGATAAGTATGCCTATCAAAATCGCTGGATAGCATACTCACCATCTGGAAAATCATTGTTTTATTTAATTATTTTAGTTTTATCTCTAACAGGACCTGTAATTGTTCAAGCCGGCTTGTTTTTATGTATGGTGCCATTAACATTATATGTAGTGAAAATTCACTTCAAACAGTATCTAAAATGGCTCCTACTACCATTTTCGTTTCTACTTTTCAGCTTGTTATCTATCTTAATTTCGATTTCTAAAGACCCAAGCAGCTTTATTACTTCTGTTTCAATTGGCAATTTTTACCTAGGAATTTCCGACGTGACAATTACAACCGCCACACAAGTTTTCTTTCGGAGTATTGCTTGTTTATCCGCAACTTACTTTTTTGTCTTAACCGTTCCCGTGGTACAGTTAACGAAAGTAATGAAACAAATTTTTATTCCTAAAATACTTATCGAATTAACGATTTTGATTTACCGCTTTATCTTCATTTTCTTGGAAGAAGCAGTGGCAATTCGTAAAGCACAGAGCCTACGTTTTGGTTACCACGGAATTAAAAATAGTTATCGCTCATTTGGGATGCTTGTTAATACATTATTTAATCGAGTCATGAAAAGATATAATGAAATGGTGATAACACTTGATGTTAAGTTATATCAAGGAGAATTTCATATCTAG
- the cobA gene encoding uroporphyrinogen-III C-methyltransferase: MGKVILIGAGPGDAQLLTVKGLAALQKADVIVYDRLVEPAMLQERKPSCKLIYVGKEPLHHPIPQEEIEQILVRESKTNNLVVRLKAGDPYVFGRGGEEGETLYQAGIPFEVIPGITSAIGGLAYAGIPVTHRDFASSFHVITGHLKKGRDPLDWEALARLEGTLIFLMGMTNLPNICANLLQYGRNPETAVGIVQWASRGKQLTVTGSLATIEQKVAESGISSPALIVVGNVVTLRPQLNFFEELPLFHTKVLLPRARKGKSMLAENIRDLGGEVTMYPNIQVLDIAPTKTAGQLAEYQELLFTSKEAVERFFNYLGSINLDVRSLKNTHLTAIGKQTKEAFTEKGIIPDSFIKRRSQELILEHASRFKANQASLIVGSVLDTAEVQTMLAGIETVQTMPLYDMRPVTERPFDLECFDQICFSSSRAVHNLLAVLTAEEKALLQQKTILSIGRFTSATLASFGFTNYYQAENATPESFIELIQKTKLEGVLQ, from the coding sequence ATGGGAAAAGTCATATTAATCGGTGCCGGTCCTGGAGATGCACAGCTACTGACAGTAAAAGGTTTAGCCGCACTTCAAAAAGCAGATGTCATTGTCTATGATCGCTTAGTCGAGCCGGCAATGCTTCAAGAGCGTAAACCCAGCTGCAAACTCATTTATGTTGGAAAAGAACCATTACATCATCCAATTCCACAAGAGGAGATTGAACAAATACTTGTTAGAGAATCAAAAACAAATAATCTAGTAGTACGCTTAAAAGCAGGAGACCCATATGTGTTTGGTCGTGGTGGCGAAGAAGGAGAAACGCTTTATCAAGCAGGAATTCCATTTGAAGTTATTCCGGGAATTACTTCGGCGATTGGCGGGTTGGCTTATGCTGGAATTCCCGTGACCCACCGTGATTTCGCCTCGAGCTTTCACGTAATTACTGGTCACTTGAAAAAAGGACGCGATCCACTTGATTGGGAAGCATTAGCTCGGTTAGAAGGAACGCTCATTTTTCTAATGGGAATGACAAACCTGCCAAATATTTGCGCGAACTTGCTGCAATACGGTCGTAATCCAGAAACAGCTGTCGGAATTGTTCAATGGGCCTCACGCGGAAAACAATTGACTGTCACTGGAAGCTTAGCAACTATTGAGCAAAAAGTAGCAGAATCCGGTATTTCCTCGCCGGCACTTATAGTTGTAGGAAATGTTGTAACTTTAAGACCACAATTGAACTTTTTTGAAGAATTGCCTCTGTTCCATACAAAAGTTTTATTACCAAGAGCACGCAAAGGAAAAAGTATGCTCGCGGAAAATATTCGTGATTTAGGCGGCGAAGTAACGATGTACCCAAATATCCAAGTACTCGATATCGCCCCAACAAAAACTGCTGGACAACTCGCTGAATATCAAGAACTGCTTTTCACCTCCAAAGAAGCGGTCGAACGCTTTTTCAATTACTTAGGGTCGATAAATTTAGATGTTCGTAGCTTGAAAAACACCCATCTAACTGCAATTGGCAAACAAACAAAAGAAGCCTTTACAGAAAAAGGAATTATACCCGATAGCTTTATAAAAAGACGTAGCCAAGAATTAATTTTAGAGCATGCGTCCCGTTTTAAAGCTAATCAAGCTAGCCTAATTGTTGGAAGCGTGCTTGATACAGCAGAAGTACAAACGATGTTAGCAGGAATTGAAACGGTTCAAACCATGCCGTTATACGATATGCGCCCAGTGACAGAACGCCCATTTGATCTCGAATGCTTTGATCAAATTTGTTTTTCTAGTTCGCGCGCGGTTCATAACTTGCTTGCAGTTCTAACCGCGGAAGAAAAAGCGCTCTTACAACAAAAAACAATTTTATCTATTGGCAGATTCACAAGCGCTACTTTAGCATCATTTGGTTTTACGAATTATTATCAAGCCGAAAATGCCACACCAGAAAGCTTCATCGAGTTAATCCAAAAAACAAAACTAGAAGGAGTACTGCAATGA
- a CDS encoding energy-coupling factor ABC transporter substrate-binding protein produces the protein MKKININVILILLVILLMVSPFFFNKTGEYGGSDGEAEAEITKIDPSYEPWFTPIYEPKSGEIESLLFTLQGCIGTGIIAYVIGVSRGKRKAENDAND, from the coding sequence ATGAAAAAAATTAATATTAATGTCATTTTGATACTTTTAGTCATTTTGCTAATGGTGAGTCCATTCTTCTTCAATAAAACAGGAGAGTACGGAGGGTCAGACGGAGAAGCAGAAGCAGAAATTACTAAAATTGATCCGAGTTACGAACCTTGGTTTACACCGATTTATGAACCAAAAAGTGGCGAAATTGAAAGTTTGTTATTTACGCTACAAGGTTGTATTGGAACCGGGATTATCGCTTATGTTATTGGGGTAAGTCGCGGCAAACGGAAGGCAGAAAATGATGCTAACGATTGA
- a CDS encoding AAA family ATPase: MKIRIIGSVGSGKTTLAKKLSEMKGISYFETDRIVWKREQIEVRRTDSEKNELLKQIINQPNWIIEGVHIEPWAIDSFTQADIIIFLDLPKRQIRYQLIKRQIKQLLRIESAHYPICLKMLKQMFYWDNLFDSKTKPIIQNKRMEEPQKWLTIKKKSEIKKILQTISSRDIV; the protein is encoded by the coding sequence ATGAAAATTCGCATCATTGGATCAGTAGGGAGTGGTAAAACAACTTTGGCAAAAAAACTTTCAGAGATGAAAGGTATTTCGTATTTCGAAACCGACCGAATTGTATGGAAACGAGAACAAATCGAAGTGAGACGAACGGATTCTGAAAAAAACGAATTACTAAAACAAATTATCAACCAACCAAATTGGATTATCGAAGGAGTACATATCGAACCATGGGCGATAGATAGCTTCACACAGGCAGATATCATCATTTTTCTAGATCTACCAAAACGCCAAATCCGCTACCAATTAATTAAACGCCAAATCAAGCAATTGCTTCGAATCGAGTCAGCACATTACCCCATTTGTCTAAAAATGCTCAAGCAAATGTTTTACTGGGATAACTTATTTGATAGCAAAACCAAGCCAATTATCCAAAATAAAAGAATGGAAGAACCACAAAAATGGCTCACTATCAAGAAAAAAAGTGAAATCAAAAAAATCTTGCAAACTATATCGAGCCGTGATATAGTATAA
- a CDS encoding DMT family transporter has product MTKRSSKSLLLFMAMGLVSGLLSPIQTSINSQLRETVNSPFVASFISFLVGTTLLTIICLIVERRLTFQLKGVGRIPWWVFTGGALGVLFVTSNILLLPLLGSAMTVVLALCGQMIIALIIDHFGFFGVIPHPINRYRMIGVLLMLIGVFLIQRF; this is encoded by the coding sequence ATGACAAAAAGATCTTCCAAATCATTACTACTTTTTATGGCGATGGGGCTTGTATCTGGCTTACTTTCACCAATTCAAACATCCATTAATAGTCAGTTGCGCGAGACAGTTAATTCACCCTTTGTGGCATCATTTATATCCTTTTTAGTAGGAACCACTTTGCTGACGATTATTTGTTTAATTGTAGAGCGACGTTTGACATTCCAGCTTAAGGGTGTTGGGCGAATTCCTTGGTGGGTATTCACTGGGGGCGCGCTTGGAGTACTTTTCGTTACTTCGAATATTTTACTTTTACCGTTACTTGGATCAGCTATGACAGTTGTTTTGGCACTTTGTGGCCAGATGATTATCGCACTGATTATTGACCATTTTGGCTTTTTTGGAGTCATTCCTCATCCAATTAACCGTTACCGAATGATTGGTGTTTTGTTGATGCTCATCGGCGTATTTTTAATTCAACGTTTTTAA
- a CDS encoding sirohydrochlorin cobaltochelatase: MKKAILVVSFGTSYPETRAKTIEACEKRVAKEFPDYTVFRAFTSNKIIKKLKTRDDMDVDTPSQALNKLKELGYNEVIIQSLHIISGGEFEKITAQVKKFQSAFDSIIISQPLLDSKEDYEKAIEAIRYQMPKLTENEALILMGHGSKHHAFSAYACLDHMLLNEPIYLCAVESYPGLDQVIQRLQKVGIKKAHLMPFMLVAGDHATNDMASDEEDSWKSTLEKAGIETECHLQGLGENPLIQAQFIDHIHTAIERVNLRG; encoded by the coding sequence ATGAAAAAAGCCATTTTAGTTGTTAGTTTCGGAACAAGTTATCCAGAAACAAGAGCAAAAACAATTGAAGCTTGCGAAAAAAGAGTCGCAAAAGAATTTCCGGATTATACAGTTTTCCGCGCCTTCACTTCAAACAAAATCATTAAAAAACTGAAAACACGTGACGATATGGATGTCGACACACCCAGCCAAGCTTTGAATAAACTAAAAGAATTAGGATACAACGAAGTCATTATTCAGTCGTTACATATTATTAGTGGCGGGGAATTCGAAAAAATCACAGCACAAGTGAAAAAATTCCAATCCGCCTTTGATTCAATCATCATCAGCCAACCGCTACTTGACTCCAAAGAAGATTATGAAAAAGCCATCGAAGCCATTCGTTATCAAATGCCAAAACTAACCGAGAATGAAGCACTAATTTTGATGGGACATGGTTCGAAGCATCACGCTTTTAGTGCTTATGCTTGTTTAGACCATATGCTGCTAAATGAACCTATCTATCTTTGTGCAGTAGAAAGTTATCCTGGGCTTGACCAAGTGATTCAGCGCTTGCAAAAAGTCGGAATCAAGAAAGCGCATCTTATGCCATTCATGCTCGTTGCGGGCGATCATGCCACGAATGATATGGCTTCGGACGAGGAAGATTCATGGAAAAGCACGTTAGAAAAAGCAGGCATTGAAACAGAATGTCATTTGCAAGGCCTAGGTGAAAACCCACTTATTCAAGCTCAGTTCATCGACCATATCCATACGGCAATCGAAAGGGTGAATCTACGTGGCTAA
- the cobJ gene encoding precorrin-3B C(17)-methyltransferase has product MIYVIGIGPGDKRLMTGEALQAIEEADVIVGYVTYIKLIKELIKDKEIVKTGMRREIDRCQEAVNIALTGKNVAVVSSGDAGIYGMAGLVLELAEKSNPELEVKVVPGITASIGAAAVLGAPIMHDFCHISLSDLMTPWEVIEKRLLHAAMADFVVCFYNPRSKGRANHLANAFQKMMEFKSADTIVGIVKDVGRKEERKIITTMREMDYELVDMTTMVIVGNKETYVKNGKMITPRGYSL; this is encoded by the coding sequence ATGATTTATGTGATTGGGATTGGACCTGGAGATAAACGCTTAATGACAGGCGAGGCACTACAAGCAATAGAAGAAGCAGATGTTATCGTTGGTTATGTAACATACATTAAATTAATCAAAGAACTTATCAAGGACAAGGAAATAGTAAAAACCGGTATGCGCCGGGAAATTGATCGCTGCCAAGAAGCAGTTAATATCGCACTAACTGGAAAAAACGTAGCTGTTGTTTCCAGTGGCGACGCTGGGATATATGGTATGGCCGGTTTAGTTTTAGAATTAGCCGAAAAAAGTAATCCAGAACTTGAAGTAAAAGTAGTTCCCGGAATTACTGCCAGTATTGGCGCAGCAGCAGTACTTGGTGCGCCGATTATGCACGACTTTTGTCATATTAGTCTAAGTGATTTAATGACTCCTTGGGAAGTGATTGAAAAACGTTTGCTACATGCAGCGATGGCTGATTTTGTCGTTTGTTTTTACAATCCAAGAAGTAAGGGCCGCGCAAATCATTTAGCCAATGCTTTTCAAAAAATGATGGAATTTAAATCAGCCGATACGATTGTTGGCATAGTGAAAGATGTCGGGCGTAAAGAAGAACGGAAAATCATCACAACGATGCGCGAAATGGATTATGAATTAGTAGACATGACAACGATGGTTATTGTCGGTAACAAAGAAACCTATGTGAAAAACGGAAAAATGATTACACCACGAGGATACTCGCTATGA
- a CDS encoding cobalt-factor II C(20)-methyltransferase, whose product MAKFYGIGTGPGDSKLVTIEAAERLGKLAILYTPQPKKGGDSLAKKIVAPYLKDSLIIKERHFPMSYNKEEKQLAWKKIAAEIKTDINQGHDVGFITLGDPMIFSTYSYLLELLKGEVKTVTLAGISSFANIASRIELPLVMEEESFAVIPVTAGAEKIEQALNLFDTIVLMKAASNLPLVRNLLKKANLLDSAVVVSDVAMSTEKIIYGMQEINPEEKMSYFTTIIVKKRKEQ is encoded by the coding sequence GTGGCTAAATTTTACGGAATAGGTACCGGACCAGGCGACAGTAAATTAGTCACCATTGAAGCAGCAGAACGACTTGGAAAACTAGCAATCCTTTATACACCACAACCGAAAAAAGGCGGCGACAGCTTAGCGAAAAAAATAGTTGCTCCGTATTTAAAAGACTCTCTTATCATTAAAGAGCGCCATTTTCCAATGAGTTACAACAAAGAAGAAAAACAACTCGCTTGGAAAAAAATTGCAGCAGAAATTAAAACAGACATCAACCAGGGACACGATGTTGGCTTTATTACACTGGGGGACCCGATGATTTTCAGTACATACAGCTATCTACTAGAGCTTTTAAAAGGAGAGGTAAAAACAGTCACTTTAGCAGGGATTTCCTCTTTTGCTAATATCGCTTCCAGAATCGAATTACCGCTCGTTATGGAGGAAGAAAGCTTTGCCGTGATTCCAGTTACTGCAGGTGCTGAAAAAATAGAGCAAGCCTTAAACCTCTTTGACACCATTGTCTTGATGAAAGCAGCTAGTAATTTACCACTTGTAAGAAACTTGCTAAAAAAAGCAAATTTACTTGATTCAGCTGTCGTTGTTAGCGATGTGGCAATGTCTACCGAAAAAATCATATACGGTATGCAGGAAATAAATCCAGAAGAAAAAATGTCTTATTTCACAACGATTATTGTGAAAAAAAGAAAGGAGCAATAG
- a CDS encoding cobyric acid synthase gives MVQQIMVQGTASDAGKSVLVAGLCRLFKNKGFRVVPFKSQNMSLNSFITATGDEMGRAQVFQAEAAGVFPDVRMNPVLLKPTNDRQSQVIFMGSILANMDAVRYHDFKQTLIPKIQAVYQSLAAENDIIVLEGAGSPAEINLNDRDIVNMGMAKMVDAPVVLVADIDKGGVFASIYGTIMLLKDEERARLKGVIINKFRGDVALLQPGIEMIEALTNVPVIGVIPYANLQLEEEDSVALSGKKTTADDNALLDIAVVCLPRISNFTDFHVLEIQPDISVRYIRSTNDFGNPDLLIIPGSKNTIADMTFLEESGLKKAIQHFAEKNGKIIGICGGYQMLGEKMLDPNQVESSQLEIAGLGLLHTETTFQNQKQTTQISGVTLSGEQVEGYEIHMGKTTRSKNTQPFCEIQVVNGNSEIHQDGAVSASENIIGTYIHGVFDNPTFLKNLFDELLMKKQQNAYPHEITPLKAHKEQEYNKLATLLEENIQMDKLEKIMKGETICVSTPKPVIKG, from the coding sequence ATGGTACAACAAATCATGGTTCAAGGTACCGCCTCAGATGCCGGAAAAAGTGTTCTAGTAGCTGGTCTCTGCCGGTTATTTAAAAATAAAGGATTCCGCGTTGTCCCGTTTAAATCGCAAAATATGTCGCTTAATTCTTTTATCACAGCCACAGGAGATGAAATGGGGCGAGCACAAGTCTTCCAAGCAGAAGCAGCCGGTGTATTCCCAGACGTCCGGATGAACCCAGTGTTACTAAAACCAACCAACGACCGCCAGTCCCAAGTGATTTTTATGGGAAGCATTTTAGCAAATATGGATGCGGTCCGCTACCACGACTTCAAACAAACACTCATTCCAAAAATTCAAGCTGTTTACCAGAGTTTAGCTGCAGAAAATGATATCATTGTCTTAGAAGGCGCGGGTAGTCCAGCCGAAATCAATTTAAACGACCGAGATATCGTCAACATGGGCATGGCAAAAATGGTTGATGCACCAGTTGTTTTAGTTGCAGATATTGATAAAGGTGGCGTCTTTGCCTCGATTTACGGAACAATTATGCTCTTAAAAGACGAAGAACGTGCTCGGTTAAAAGGCGTGATTATCAATAAATTTCGTGGTGATGTGGCTCTATTACAACCAGGAATCGAAATGATTGAAGCATTAACTAATGTTCCGGTTATCGGCGTAATTCCGTATGCTAATTTACAACTAGAAGAAGAAGATAGTGTCGCCCTTAGTGGTAAAAAAACAACAGCCGATGACAACGCACTACTTGATATTGCAGTCGTGTGTTTGCCAAGAATTTCCAATTTCACTGACTTTCATGTTTTGGAAATCCAACCAGATATAAGTGTGCGTTACATAAGAAGCACCAATGATTTCGGCAATCCAGATCTGCTCATCATTCCCGGAAGTAAAAACACAATAGCAGACATGACCTTTTTAGAAGAATCAGGCTTAAAAAAAGCAATTCAGCACTTTGCAGAGAAAAATGGAAAAATAATTGGCATTTGTGGCGGTTATCAAATGCTTGGCGAAAAAATGTTAGATCCAAACCAAGTAGAAAGTAGCCAACTTGAAATCGCTGGCTTAGGTTTACTTCATACCGAAACTACTTTTCAAAACCAAAAACAAACAACCCAAATCAGTGGAGTTACGCTTTCAGGTGAACAAGTGGAAGGATACGAAATCCATATGGGTAAGACGACCCGCAGTAAAAACACCCAGCCATTCTGTGAAATTCAAGTAGTAAACGGTAATAGTGAAATCCACCAAGACGGCGCTGTTTCTGCGAGTGAAAACATTATTGGCACATATATACACGGTGTTTTTGATAATCCAACATTTCTGAAAAATCTTTTCGATGAATTACTCATGAAAAAACAGCAAAATGCCTATCCTCATGAAATCACTCCACTAAAAGCGCATAAAGAGCAAGAATACAATAAACTAGCAACACTTTTAGAAGAAAACATTCAAATGGATAAACTAGAAAAAATTATGAAAGGAGAAACAATATGCGTATCTACACCAAAACCGGTGATAAAGGGATGA
- the cobK gene encoding precorrin-6A reductase encodes MIFVLGGTSDSLIISDWLTEKGLDFSLSVATEYGATLANQHAKKVFCGRLSKTEMLAKWQIENVTAVIDGTHPFATIVSETAMEACLEAAIPYIRFERTSEQAENTFLVANIEEACTTANKLGERIFLTTGSKNLPEFVERLTDKHLIARILPVSDVIRSAENLGLVADQLIGMKGPFTKEANKTQLEMTQADVLITKESGKQGGFQEKLAAAAELNIPVVVIRRKILNYPIEINHVTELPEILTQWEVY; translated from the coding sequence ATGATTTTTGTTCTTGGTGGCACTTCTGATAGCCTAATCATTAGCGATTGGCTAACGGAAAAGGGGCTCGATTTCTCACTATCGGTTGCAACAGAATACGGTGCAACACTTGCAAATCAGCATGCCAAAAAAGTATTTTGCGGAAGATTATCCAAAACAGAAATGCTAGCAAAATGGCAAATAGAGAACGTAACTGCTGTCATTGATGGGACTCATCCTTTTGCAACGATTGTTTCTGAAACAGCAATGGAAGCTTGTTTAGAAGCAGCTATCCCTTACATTCGCTTTGAACGAACAAGTGAGCAAGCGGAAAATACATTTTTAGTCGCTAATATTGAAGAAGCATGTACAACCGCTAACAAACTGGGAGAACGGATTTTCCTTACAACCGGAAGCAAAAATTTACCAGAATTTGTCGAACGCTTAACAGATAAACATCTTATCGCACGAATTTTACCAGTATCAGATGTGATTCGTTCTGCGGAAAATTTAGGGTTAGTAGCGGATCAGTTAATCGGTATGAAAGGCCCTTTTACGAAAGAAGCCAATAAAACGCAGCTAGAAATGACACAAGCAGATGTTTTAATTACAAAAGAAAGTGGCAAACAAGGTGGTTTTCAAGAAAAACTAGCGGCAGCAGCAGAATTAAACATTCCAGTCGTCGTTATCCGTCGAAAAATTCTAAACTACCCAATCGAAATAAATCATGTAACAGAACTACCAGAAATTTTAACACAATGGGAGGTCTACTAA
- a CDS encoding ATP-binding cassette domain-containing protein, whose protein sequence is MLKTEHISFEYEDGKKALTDVSIDLAKGDIIGLIGANGSGKSTLFMQLLGINKPTKGKVYFDDKPLTYNKKALFALRKKVSIVFQDPDQQIFYSNVRDDVAFALRNLGVSEQEVEKRVTSVLETVGAKEFQDKPVQYLSYGQKKRVAIAGALVLDTDWLLLDEPTAGLDPIGKKIMMEIIERLANEGKKILISSHDIDLIYEICDYVYVLKNGEVLTDGETSQVFLEKNNIEEAGLVQPWLIKLHQQAGYSLFKKEAQFFAHTKRGEN, encoded by the coding sequence GTGCTTAAAACAGAACATATTTCATTTGAGTACGAAGACGGAAAAAAAGCGCTAACCGATGTGTCGATTGATTTAGCAAAAGGAGACATTATTGGTTTAATTGGAGCAAATGGTTCAGGGAAATCCACACTTTTCATGCAGCTGTTAGGAATCAATAAACCAACAAAAGGCAAAGTGTATTTTGACGATAAGCCACTTACTTACAACAAAAAAGCGTTATTTGCTTTACGAAAAAAAGTAAGTATCGTATTTCAAGACCCAGATCAACAAATTTTTTATTCCAATGTCCGTGATGATGTGGCTTTTGCTCTTAGAAACCTTGGTGTAAGTGAACAAGAAGTAGAAAAAAGAGTCACAAGCGTGCTAGAAACCGTTGGAGCAAAAGAATTCCAAGATAAACCAGTACAATACTTAAGCTATGGTCAGAAAAAACGTGTCGCAATTGCCGGAGCGCTCGTACTCGACACAGATTGGCTCTTGCTCGATGAACCTACCGCCGGACTTGACCCGATTGGTAAAAAAATCATGATGGAAATTATTGAACGCTTGGCTAATGAAGGAAAGAAAATTCTTATTTCAAGCCACGATATCGATTTGATTTACGAAATATGTGATTATGTTTATGTATTAAAAAATGGAGAAGTTTTAACGGACGGAGAAACGAGTCAAGTTTTCTTAGAGAAAAACAACATTGAGGAAGCTGGCCTAGTTCAACCGTGGTTAATTAAGCTGCATCAACAAGCAGGCTATTCGCTATTTAAAAAAGAAGCGCAATTTTTCGCGCATACAAAAAGAGGTGAAAACTAA
- a CDS encoding cob(I)yrinic acid a,c-diamide adenosyltransferase: MRIYTKTGDKGMTRIIGGSKVSKDNIRINAYGTLDELNSLLGFTITTLTDEPEIQAELEQIQQQLFDAGGDLATEEGKRPYKLTSEPVAWLEDRIDIYADEPPEIEKFILPGGTGAASLLHMARTVARRAEREIVGMQKIAASNQEVLKYVNRLSDYFFAVARVVNFRAGKTDIFYKNSELVFRNKKK, translated from the coding sequence ATGCGTATCTACACCAAAACCGGTGATAAAGGGATGACAAGAATTATCGGGGGGAGTAAAGTTAGTAAAGACAACATCCGAATCAATGCATACGGAACCCTTGATGAATTAAATTCACTACTTGGTTTTACAATTACCACACTTACGGATGAACCAGAAATCCAAGCAGAATTAGAACAAATCCAGCAACAATTGTTTGATGCAGGAGGGGATTTAGCGACAGAAGAAGGCAAACGTCCGTATAAGCTAACTAGCGAGCCGGTAGCTTGGTTAGAAGACCGAATTGATATCTATGCTGACGAACCACCAGAAATCGAAAAATTCATCCTGCCAGGCGGTACTGGAGCGGCTTCTTTACTCCATATGGCAAGAACCGTGGCAAGAAGAGCAGAACGCGAAATTGTCGGCATGCAAAAAATTGCCGCATCTAACCAGGAAGTGCTCAAATATGTAAACCGCTTGTCAGATTATTTTTTTGCTGTCGCCCGAGTAGTTAATTTTCGTGCTGGTAAAACAGATATTTTTTATAAAAACTCCGAACTTGTTTTTCGAAATAAAAAGAAATAA
- a CDS encoding DMT family transporter: MIILFIVSGLLAGMVLPVQTAINTRLSTYTKSPFLASWVSFVVGTTVLLVVCLFTQKSWPISSEMIASNPWYIWVGGGTLGVIFLTANILLLPRLGSALLVMITVCGQMIMAIIIDNFGLFQVPMHEMNLERLLGVILMFGGIYLMQRF; encoded by the coding sequence TTGATTATATTATTTATTGTATCTGGTCTTCTTGCTGGAATGGTTTTACCCGTCCAAACGGCCATTAATACACGTCTCAGTACCTATACGAAATCCCCGTTTTTAGCTTCATGGGTTTCTTTTGTGGTCGGAACAACTGTTTTGCTTGTTGTTTGCTTATTTACTCAAAAATCATGGCCAATATCATCAGAAATGATTGCCTCAAATCCTTGGTATATTTGGGTTGGTGGCGGAACTTTAGGGGTTATTTTTTTAACTGCCAACATTTTACTTTTACCGCGTCTAGGTTCAGCACTTCTTGTGATGATTACGGTTTGTGGACAAATGATTATGGCTATTATAATTGATAATTTTGGTTTGTTCCAGGTGCCAATGCATGAAATGAATCTCGAGCGGTTACTTGGAGTTATTTTAATGTTTGGCGGCATTTATTTGATGCAGCGATTTTAA